The genomic segment CCGCCGGACGGGTGGGCAATAGGTATTGTCCAAGAAATCTATCCGCCTGATTTGATAGAAGATGTTAGTACGAGCTACAATTTGCTCGTTCTTGATTCGTTCTTGATTCTTCGGAGGAGCTTTCTGAGATTATCAAGTTCTGGACTACAGGTGGTCCGATCTCAGATGACCTAATTTCGCACGGCGAAGTGACGACCATTGGTTTCTCCTATGGCACCGTAGCTATGGCAAGAAACCAGACATGCTCATTGGTCTATTCTCTTCTTGGATGTTGGGCGAGTTCAAAGAAAAGTTCAGAGATATTCGGAGGTAAATAGATATGAAGAAGCCTTCTTTATGCGCTGTGATGTTCGTATCTCCTATTACAGTTACACTCAATAGGCCCTCGCCTTCCGCCAAGCCGGATTGAATCTGTCTGATTCTTTGTTTGCAATCCGCTTTTCTTCTCTTTCTTTTCCAGACTGTCCGTGCACAAATACACTCAGGGCTAGTAAACGCCGAAGGAGGCAACCTTGCCGGCTCTCAAGAAATCCCCAAAGGATCGGGTACTTATCGGAGTGATCCATCTCCCCGCCTTGCCCGGCGCGCCGGAATCGCGGCACCCCATCGCGAAGATTACCGATCATGCCGTGACAGAGGCGGAAATGCTGCTCGGTGAGTCTTTTGACGGGCTTATTGTTGAGAACTATGGCGACGCCCCCTTCTACCCGGCTGACGTTCCACCGATCACAACCGCCTCGATGGCCCGTATCGTTCACGCCATCAGAAAGCTTGGGGATTTTCTACTCGGCGTGAATGTCCTGAGAAACGATGCCACGGCGGCACTGTCGATCGCGGAGGCTTGCGGCGCCGATTTTATCCGCATCAATATCCATACCGGCGCTTTCACAACGGACCAGGGAATTATCGAGGGGCGGGCGCATGAAACGATGCGTCTCCGCAAACATCTCAACTCATCAGTTGAGATCTGGACCGATCTTTTGTGCAAGCATGCCAGCCCCCTCGCGCCGGTGAGCCTGGAAGACGCGGCGCACGATCTTGTCACCCGCGGCCAAGCCGATCGGTTGATCATTACAGGATCCCGCACCGGCATCCCCGCCTCGGCTGAGGATCTAGACGACCTCCTCGAGATGGGCCTGGATCGCGATATCTACGTCGGGAGCGGCGTTAAAGCAGAAAATCTTGGACAATTTACGAAAGCGGCCGGTGTGATCATCGGCAGCGCCATCCGCCGTGGTGGGGTGGCCGGCGCGCCCCTCGATATCAAACGGATCCGGCAATTTGTTTCCGCCTGGAAATCAATCGACAAAGGCTGATCTAATAGAACTTCATCGCTAAAACAGAGGGTGCCGTGGACTATCCAACCGACAATCATCTCCCTGAAGATCCCATCGATGCCAAAGAGAAAGAGGATGAGGAAACCAGAAGGAAGGTCGGGGAATATCTTCTGGCGAATCTCGACACTGAAGTCTCCCGCACCATCCCCACATTCGGCGGATCCGATATCACTCCCCAACCGGTACGGGAATGCCTGAAGACTTTTGTAGAACTCACCATCCGCTACGCCCGCTTGGAACGCCTCTTTCAAGGCGACGTTATCTTCACGCTTCCGGCTCACACGCGGATCATCGAGGACAATCTGACCGGCGATCCCCTCACCGACGGGCGGCTCCTGGCAGAGGAAGAACGCCGCACATTGGAACTCGGTTCCGCTCCACTCGACGATTTCGAGGAGATCCTGGATGAAAAGGGGATCAAGATCTTTCCCGTCGCCTCCCCCTTCACCGCCGCCGGCGTTCTCTTCGGCGA from the Candidatus Eisenbacteria bacterium genome contains:
- a CDS encoding BtpA/SgcQ family protein → MPALKKSPKDRVLIGVIHLPALPGAPESRHPIAKITDHAVTEAEMLLGESFDGLIVENYGDAPFYPADVPPITTASMARIVHAIRKLGDFLLGVNVLRNDATAALSIAEACGADFIRINIHTGAFTTDQGIIEGRAHETMRLRKHLNSSVEIWTDLLCKHASPLAPVSLEDAAHDLVTRGQADRLIITGSRTGIPASAEDLDDLLEMGLDRDIYVGSGVKAENLGQFTKAAGVIIGSAIRRGGVAGAPLDIKRIRQFVSAWKSIDKG